The sequence CCGTCTCCAACAAATACCGATCCCCCACCCGAAACGGCTTGGTCGTCACTATCCGCGCCACATCCCCCACCCCAGGCGGCACATCCTGCCCCTCCCTCGGCCTACTCAACACGATCGTCCACGTGTGCACCTTCCTGTTGCCCACCCTCTCGCGGAAGGTGATCCAATCGCCACTCGTCCAGGTCGCCTTCATCTCTTCGCTCGTATCCTGGCGGGAATCGTAGAAAATGTCCCATTCCACTTTTTCGGCACTGGTGATGTTCCAAACGGTAAAGGGCGCAGTCTTGCCGGTGGCATACCCTTTTTCGCGCTCGCCGCTAAATCTGATCTCATAGTTGGCGCGCGGCGGGCTACCCACGCGCCGCCCGGTGATTCTCCATGTGCAGGGGGACGTCTCCTGCCCGCGCCACCAGCCACTGCTATCCTGCCAAACTCCTTGCGTGTCGAACCCGCACACCCATAGCCGTAGTCCGTCGAACACCGGACCCTCCTGGCCGCGCGTCTCCGGCACCTGTGCAAGCACCGTCGCCCCCCGATCCTGATCATACACCCAGTAGCATACATTGCCCGGCCTGCTCGTGTCATCGAAGGCGATGGTATAGGCGTGGCCCGTTACTCGAAATTCGTCCACCACTTCCACCAGAATCGAGCCATTGCCCAGCGTCCCCGGAAGCGGTCTAATGACCGTCGTGGGTCCAACGTAGTTGCTCGGCACCACTCCTGGAACTACCCTTACCAGGTTGCAGTCTCTGCCGGGGTCTGTGCCCTTGGGGCTTTCCAATGAGGGAAACGGCGGCCAGCCCTCGGGATTATACAGCGGGTCGGACCGCACCCCACGATCGTAGGAGCAGACACTGTACCAGTAAGTGACCCCGTTGGTAACCGTGGTGTCGGTCCAGGCGTGGGCGAGCCCGTTCTCGGAGCCGAGGTTGGCATGAGGATACTGAGGGTCGAGCCCGTAGTAGCCGTCCCTTAAGTCAAACTGCGCCATAAGCTCCCAATCAGCGCCTTGCGCCCCGTCTATGCCCGCTTGATGGAGGAGAGGGTCAACCGTGGTACGGTAGATGCGGTAGCCTTCAAAGTCCTGGTAGCCGAATATGAGGTCGCGTGCCTGCTCTGCCGCCCTGTCCCAGTACAGGGTGACGCGTCGGTTGCCGGGCACGGCGTAGGCCTGGGGAGCGGGAGGAGGGCCGGACCGTTGGTAACCGAGTTCGTACACGCGCCGCGCCGTGCGCGCGTTACGCTTGAGGCCCACCAGATCGTCGCCAATCACCAGCGCGGCAACCAAACGGAGCGTGTCCCCAGGTGGCCAGACAAAGGGCCCGCTCGAAACCAGGAAGGTGGCGTCGCACAGCTCTTCAGGATATCTGCTTGCTATGCCCCCAGGAGAGTCGAAATGGGGGTCCAAGCGCCCGGTAGTGTCCGGGATGAAGAACTGTTCCTGCAACTCCTTCGGAAGACCGCACGTATCGCCGCTCAGCACCTTGTACTGCCAAAAGTCCCTATCCTTTCGCCGGTAGAAGTCAATGGGGCGGCGGAGAGCGTCTGAACCTTGAGCCTGGCAAAGATGGAAACCGCTCATGCCTATCTCTTCCCCTTCCGCTTCGTCGATGTCCCCGTCCAGGTCGTTGTCAACGCCATCACCGGATGGGGCCAGCGGCGTGCGAAGCAACATGACACCGATGTAGGGCACAACCAGGTCCGGGCGGCCCATCCGAGCCCGGATGGCTTCCACAGCGTGGGGACGCTTATACCAATATCCCATCTCGTACAGCACGCTTTTACCGGTGCGCGGGTCCACTTCTCGCCGGACAAAGTCGACCAGATCCCCGTACCAGGGAAAAGGGGCCCACCGCACGTCGCAGTACAGGCCAACATAGACTCCGTTGTATTGGTACGGGGAGTCGTTGATGAGGGACAATTCGTAGAACACGACGTCGCGAAGGTAGCTATCGCCGCAGACGCGGATCTGGCACTCCACCCTGGCCCCTATCCGGTAACTTTTAGCCTCAAGATAGGTGCGCTCCGCATACCTGTCGGTGAAACAGAAGTAGAGCTCTTGGTCGCCGGCGAAAACGCCTGGCCTCTCCTTGCCGGTGACCGGGTCGATGGCCCACGAGCCTGGCCAGCGATGCAGGCCGTAGAGGTCAAGGGGCCATGTCTCTGGGCATGTGGAAGTAGCCATCACCGGGACCAACGGCATGTCACTGTCCGGGTAGAGCTGACCAAGGAGAACCTCCCCGGAAAAGTACCTGCCAATCGCCCCAGGGCATGGACCCCAATCCGGTCCGTCCTCGGCTCCTTCTGCCGCAGTAGCCGACACGCCTTCGGCCACCGCAGGGCCAAGAGTGACGGTGTCACCTACTGCTGGATCGAACGCGCGGGGCGTCCATGGTCCCTCGGGAATTCCGACAAGCAGATCAATGCCGTGCCAAAAAGCGCCCCCACGGCACCGCGACTGCGGGTATCCCGCCGAGCAAGACCACCCAAGGTGACCGTTGGGGAGGGCCACCATGGGAACACGCCCCACATCGACAACCCCAAAGGAAAAGTCCGGACTCAGCCCGTACTGGGCGGCTAGCGGTACTGAGGCAAGCAGCCAGATCAGCAGGGCCCAAAGCCCCGCTTGGGCCGCCGCCCGACTCATCCCTGGTTCGCTCGACATCCTTCCCTCCTGAAACAAGAGAGGCGGTGCTATCTGCCCGCTTCTGGGGCGGAGCCAGCTATGGTGCGACCATCATTGGTAAAAGAGGTAGAAGTCGTGCCACTCGTCCTGTCCCTAGCAGAGGAAGGAGTAGTAATCATTCATGCCATCGTAGGAAGCTACCACATCAATCCAGAACGGAGGAGAACTAGGGGCGCGACAGCCATCCAGGCAGACCCGGTAGAAACCGCTCCCATCGCTCGCGCCCTCGGCGCACGCGGTGCCGTTCTTATAGGCGGTAACCACGGCGCCCGCCGCAATGAACCAGGTGTGAACCTTGTCGTGCCAGTAATACGTGTGACCTTCTCTACGGTTGGCCTCAGTGCGAGGGTGCGTGGGGCGCGGAGAAAGAACCAACGGGGCAAAAACGAGGCTCAGCAAGCCGAAGCATATCGATGCCCGCCACTGCCGATACATGTCATCACCCCCTTTGGCAATTCCTGGTTCCAGCAGTTCGTTAGCGGAGAGCATCGCCTCCTGGCTAATTTAGCAAGAGACAAGCTGTCCGTCAAGCGAATTACTCTTCGGGCGCAGCCCTGGGAGAGGGTGTTCCAAGCTCTTCCCGTGGCACTGGCTACGACTTGGCCTAACCGGTGAACAGCCTACTGATCTCATCCTGAGGGAAAGCGGGCAGGGGGATCAGCTCTCCCGCCCGACGCAGCATGAGGCCTCGCTCTGCTTCCACCGCACGGCCGATCACCCGCGCCTCGATGCCGGCTGCCTGGAGCGCGGCTACAATGCGGCTGCTGTCGCCGGCAGGGGCGCCAATGAGCAGGGCCCCAGAGGCAATCGTGCCCAACGGGTCAAGCCCGTACTGGTCACACAGGATCTTGCACTCGGGCAGAATGGGGATGCGATGCTCGTCAATTTCCAGGCCCACCCCGGCGGCGGCAGCCAACTCGCGCAGGCCAGTGACCAGCCCGCCCTCGGTCGGGTCGTGGAGGGCGTGCACGCTGCCGGCCTGGCAGGCAATGGCAGCGTCGCGCACCACGCTGATGCCCGGCGAGAAAATGAGGTTTCGGCAACGGGTCACCAGCTCTGGCCCGAAAAGCTCGGTCAACTCCTGGGCGCGCTCGCGGGCAATGATGGAGCCTCCTTCGATGGGCACGCCCTTGGTCAGAATGATGTGATCCCCCGGCTGCAGCCCAGCGCTGGTCACCAGGCGCTCTCTGGGGACCTCCCCCAACATCTGCCCCACCACGATGGGTCGGTCGAGCCCGACGGTGATCTCCGTGTGGCCTCCACAGAGCACGATGTCCAACTCCTGGCAGGCCTGGGCAAGCTGGGCAAAAACCGTTTCGGCCATCTGCTCGGTGGCGCTTCCTTCGGGCAGGAGAATTGTGGCCAAAAACCAGCGGGGCCGAGCCCCCATGCACGCCACGTCATTGGCGTTAATCACCACCGCGTAGAAGCCGATCTCGTCGCTCACGAAGGTGATGGGGTCGGTCTTGGCCACCAGACAGCTCGCGCCAAAGTCGATCACTGTGGCGTCGATGCCGATGGCCGGGCCCACCAGCAGGCGGTCGTCGCGGCCGGTATAGCGGTGCAGTAGCCCGGCGAGAAGGTCTTGGGGCAGCTTGCCCACCTGCAGCAGGTGTTCGCGTGAAGACTTCATACCTTATCGATCCGGAAGGTCACGGTGCCGCCGCCGGTGAGCTCGCACGGGTCCAGGCACTGCACGTAGGCACTTGCGCCTTCCTTGGCGAGGCCGATGGCCACAGGCGACACCCCATGAGACAGCGCAACGTGGTAGGGTAGCAACGAGGCGAGGGAGTGAAGGCAAATGCTCGCCCGCTCATTAGGCCTCAAAATGTAACCTTCCTCCAAAAAGAAGCCATCCCCTTGGCGATATACCGGACAGTGGCCCTTCACGCTATGCACAGTGATGCGAAGACCTTGCTTTGACATTGGCTGTACCTCCCGGCACGCAGGTTAGCCGCACAGCACTGAGCCTCCGTTCACGTTGAGGATCTCCCCTGTGATGTAGGTGGCAAGGTCAGACGCTAAGAAAACGATGGCACCAGCAATCTCCATGGCAGTCCCGGCACGCCGCAGGGGGATGGTGGTGCAGATCTTGTCGCCCTCCTGGCGCAGAGCCTCCGCAGACATGTCGGTGTCCACCCAGCCAGGGGCCACGCAGTTGACCAAGATGTTGTGCGCCGCCAGTTCTGAAGCCAACGACTTGGTGAAGCTGATGATGGCCCCTTTGGTGGCCGCATAGTGGGAGTGAAACGCCTCGCCGCGCTGTCCGGCAGTGGAGGAGACGTTGATGATGCGGCCTCCGCCACGAGCGATCATCAGCGGCACCACAGCCCGGCAGCAGTAGAAGACGCTGTCCAGATTGACGCGCATCGTCTCCCGCCACACCTGTTCGTCCATCTCGGCAATGGCCCCGTAGGTCCAAATGCCCGCGTTGTTAACCAGCACGTCGATCGTGCCAAAGGCTTCTTGGGCTTCGCGGACCATCGCCTCCACTTGCGGGCGCTCGCTGACGTCGGCGCAGACCGCCAGCGCCTTGCCGCCGTGGGCGCGGATGCGCTCTACCACTTCTTCAGCTGCCGTCTTCTGGCGGAAATAGTTTACCACCACTTGCGCGCCTGCCCGGGCGAAAAGCTCGGCGGCCGCTGCCCCAATACCCCGTGAGGCCCCGGTGATAAGTACCACCTTCCCTGAAAGGTCAATGAGCCTTCCTTCCATGCCGTGCTCTCCTGGTCTGACCTGCCTGTGTGCTCCAGAATGCAAGAGCCGCCGGGCAATGAGAGCGGAGGCGGCTCTGCGTGAAAGTCAACGACTGGCTAGGTGATGAGCGCTACTGACCGAATTGATAGGTCTGCCGGTAGACCGCCAACCCGCGCTCAGGATCGGCAAACCCGAAATCGCTCCACTGCAGCACCTTGCGGAGGACGCACTCTTCCAGCTCTGGATTGTTGACGGTAGAAGAAACGATTTCCGCGTCGACCACCTCGCCGTCAGGGTTCACCCACAGCCGGACGGAAATCTCACCTCGTGTATCCGGGCTCGTGCGGAGGGCGCTCTTGTAGCAGTCCTGAATCGCGCTGTGGTGGGCGCGGATGATGCTGCTGACCTGCTCGGCGGTGCGCGTCACTCCCCGCAGCTGCTCCGCAGGGGGACGCGCTGCAATGTTGCTTTGTACCCTCTCGAAGCTGGTGGTCCGCTCCACGGCGCGTTCGCTAACCTGGGCCAGCGGCGCCACCTCACCCACCAGTTGAGCGATGTCATCTGCCGGTCGGGCTGCGCGTCCACCCTTCAGGTTGCCTGCCGAGGTCACCACCCTCCCACCACGCAACCCCCCTTGTTCACCGCGGGGGACGGTCAAGCCATCCAATTGTGCCAGCACCGTCTCCAGTTCGCGCACGTTGCCATTGGCAGACTGGAGAACAGTGGACATGCCTGCCACATCCACGGCCCCACTGCCCGCGCCACCGATCAGGCGCAGCACACCGATAGAGCGCACCGTAGCAGCACGTGCTGCTCGGGTGTCTGCCCGCACTTCGGCTGCCGCATGGGCGCCTTTGGCCATGCTTTCGGCAGCCGGCCCTGCGGTCTCCGTCGTAGCTCGTTCAAATCCCGCAGCCACGGAAGGCTCGCGCGCGGCCAGCACCCTGGGCAATATTTCCTCCCCTGGCGTTCGCACGCCCTGCGCGGGAAGCTCCTCCCGCACCCGCCGCTTCACGATGAGATCGACATAGGGCTTCGGGATGGCCACTTCGGCCGGTCCCCTCCCCGGCATTTTCAAGTGGCCCAACCAATACAGGATGAGTAGAACGTGGAAGACAAGCGAGAGGAGGACGATCCCCACAAAGAGGCGATCCACGCCACTGAAAAGCTTCTTGCGAAACTCCTTGGGGAGCTCT comes from Calditrichota bacterium and encodes:
- a CDS encoding TIGR04076 family protein, producing MSKQGLRITVHSVKGHCPVYRQGDGFFLEEGYILRPNERASICLHSLASLLPYHVALSHGVSPVAIGLAKEGASAYVQCLDPCELTGGGTVTFRIDKV
- a CDS encoding AgmX/PglI C-terminal domain-containing protein; the encoded protein is MKHGKGTYATGAAAWDPAPGGMPHELKELPKEFRKKLFSGVDRLFVGIVLLSLVFHVLLILYWLGHLKMPGRGPAEVAIPKPYVDLIVKRRVREELPAQGVRTPGEEILPRVLAAREPSVAAGFERATTETAGPAAESMAKGAHAAAEVRADTRAARAATVRSIGVLRLIGGAGSGAVDVAGMSTVLQSANGNVRELETVLAQLDGLTVPRGEQGGLRGGRVVTSAGNLKGGRAARPADDIAQLVGEVAPLAQVSERAVERTTSFERVQSNIAARPPAEQLRGVTRTAEQVSSIIRAHHSAIQDCYKSALRTSPDTRGEISVRLWVNPDGEVVDAEIVSSTVNNPELEECVLRKVLQWSDFGFADPERGLAVYRQTYQFGQ
- a CDS encoding hydrogenase expression/formation protein, giving the protein MKSSREHLLQVGKLPQDLLAGLLHRYTGRDDRLLVGPAIGIDATVIDFGASCLVAKTDPITFVSDEIGFYAVVINANDVACMGARPRWFLATILLPEGSATEQMAETVFAQLAQACQELDIVLCGGHTEITVGLDRPIVVGQMLGEVPRERLVTSAGLQPGDHIILTKGVPIEGGSIIARERAQELTELFGPELVTRCRNLIFSPGISVVRDAAIACQAGSVHALHDPTEGGLVTGLRELAAAAGVGLEIDEHRIPILPECKILCDQYGLDPLGTIASGALLIGAPAGDSSRIVAALQAAGIEARVIGRAVEAERGLMLRRAGELIPLPAFPQDEISRLFTG
- a CDS encoding 3-oxoacyl-ACP reductase FabG; this translates as MEGRLIDLSGKVVLITGASRGIGAAAAELFARAGAQVVVNYFRQKTAAEEVVERIRAHGGKALAVCADVSERPQVEAMVREAQEAFGTIDVLVNNAGIWTYGAIAEMDEQVWRETMRVNLDSVFYCCRAVVPLMIARGGGRIINVSSTAGQRGEAFHSHYAATKGAIISFTKSLASELAAHNILVNCVAPGWVDTDMSAEALRQEGDKICTTIPLRRAGTAMEIAGAIVFLASDLATYITGEILNVNGGSVLCG